In Nerophis ophidion isolate RoL-2023_Sa linkage group LG02, RoL_Noph_v1.0, whole genome shotgun sequence, one DNA window encodes the following:
- the LOC133542140 gene encoding olfactory receptor class A-like protein 1, with protein sequence MPSEEFVRGMLYLSLTVVGIPGNTAIVVAFLSVLHRDKRLLAADAIVLHLACVNLVVVAVRCLLETLASLRLADIFSEAACKGVIFAYRTSRSLSIWFTFVLSAYQCLSIAPPGSRWASFRSLLGRYLWVVFLALWLINTCMTSAAVLFSLNAMNASLSANHGINVQFCYVNFPSKLSKEANGAAQVGRDVVPMMLMTLASLIILHFLYKHSKQLKGLRGASGGRGGSSERRAAKVVVALVTLYVVLYGVDNGIWVYTLTVRKTMSKSLFSDLRIFFSSLYCALSPVVIIASNRKVIGRLRCAVQSKVIKEGATTLSTL encoded by the coding sequence ATGCCGTCAGAGGAGTTTGTGCGTGGGATGTTGTATTTATCCCTGACTGTGGTGGGCATCCCTGGCAACACCGCCATCGTTGTGGCCTTTCTCTCTGTCTTGCACCGGGACAAGCGCCTCCTCGCCGCTGATGCCATTGTGCTGCACTTGGCTTGCGTCAACCTGGTGGTGGTGGCCGTGCGTTGCCTGCTGGAGACGCTGGCGTCCCTCCGCCTGGCCGACATCTTCAGCGAGGCCGCCTGCAAGGGTGTCATTTTCGCCTACCGGACGTCCCGCTCGCTCTCCATCTGGTTCACCTTCGTCCTCAGCGCCTACCAGTGCCTGAGCATCGCCCCTCCCGGGTCACGCTGGGCTTCCTTCCGGTCTTTGCTGGGCCGCTATTTGTGGGTGGTGTTCCTGGCCCTCTGGCTGATCAACACGTGCATGACCTCGGCCGCCGTTCTCTTCTCCCTCAACGCCATGAACGCGTCGTTGTCCGCCAACCACGGCATCAATGTGCAGTTCTGCTACGTCAACTTCCCCTCCAAGCTCTCCAAAGAGGCCAACGGGGCAGCGCAGGTGGGCAGAGACGTGGTGCCCATGATGCTCATGACGCTCGCCAGCCTCATCATCCTACACTTCCTTTACAAGCACAGCAAGCAGCTCAAGGGCCTTCGCGGCGCAAGCGGAGGAAGAGGCGGCAGTTCGGAGCGGCGGGCGGCCAAAGTCGTGGTGGCCCTGGTGACTTTGTACGTGGTCCTCTACGGCGTGGACAACGGAATCTGGGTGTACACCCTCACAGTGAGGAAAACCATGAGCAAGTCGCTTTTTTCCGACCTGCGTATATTCTTCTCCTCGCTGTACTGCGCGCTGAGCCCGGTGGTCATCATCGCGTCCAACAGGAAGGTGATCGGCCGACTTCGGTGCGCCGTGCAGTCCAAAGTTATCAAGGAGGGAGCGACCACTCTTTCCACTCTCTAG